From the genome of Aquila chrysaetos chrysaetos chromosome 8, bAquChr1.4, whole genome shotgun sequence:
GAATCTAGCCTTCTCCTTTTGGGCTGATGCACCTTGGGCCAGCTCGAGGTGAGTGTCTCAGCTTATCTGCAGAGCCCTGTGGTCAGGATTGTCCTGCCTGCCCTAGCCAAGCCTCTGCTTTTGAGACAATGGGTGAGCTGCTAGAGCTGACAACTGTAGTGCGTGCATTGTGGACCGTTGTCCCAGACAGGGGCTCACCAAGCTGTACCAAGAAGCATCTGAAGTTTACAGAGGAAATCTGGGATGTCATTTTTGCTCCCCTGATACTCCCTACGGAGAAAAGGTTCAAAAGGCAGCTGATTTGAGGAACAAGCTTAGCCCAGTGTCTGCAAGAACATGTTTTGGAagaactgaaggaaagaaaggatgaGGACTCCAATCTGAGCGTGCGCAGGGCTGGCCTTGGCAGCTGGAAGCCTAAAATGAGAGCAGAGCACGTGTGAATCTGCTACTGCAGCTGGGACCCAAACCTGGAAGGCACGAAGATCATCCCATTCAAACTGAATGGTCTCATGTACAGAGGTTTCCCTTCTAAAAGAAACTCCCTGCCTGCTACAGTTACAGCCCAGGATGTTTTCCGCGCAGGACCAGTCAGGCTGTGTGAGCAGCCTCGGTTTGCAGTACCCCGGTGTGTTCACTCACTGTGCATTTACTTGGGTGGGGgtgtttcttgttttggttttactctAAAGGTAGATTTTTGGAGTAtaagctgattttaaaatagaaaaagcaacatGGCAAATGTGCATTTAGGtacaaagtaaaagcaaataagTAACTTTGAAAGAACACAGATATGTACTCAATAACCAACTACTTATAGGGCGTAACTGCTGTTACTTGTCTCACTGAAGACTTGCACGGtgaaagcacagaggaaaatgatCTGTACTTTAACTACCCTATTCTTTTTCTCAATTTTGGTTGCCCCTTCTATAGTGTAGTATAGTAAAACCTTCTATAGTATGGTATGTAAAATTATGCAGTTTTAAGTGAGGGTTCAATCCAAGTTCTAAACAAATTCctgtaacatttttcaaatagaaaatggCCTAAAATGCAGTACAACTTCATAAAATTGTTTATGATCATAGTTCTCTTCAGTTTAGTTAATCGTACAAGCCTAACAGTACCTTGTTGAATGAGAAGTTTTGTCTGCCTGCCTACTCATTGCCCCCAAGTCCTGACTCACCTTCTAATATTTTGATCCTGAAGTAGGCAATTAGCAGCAGTAGGAGTAAAGTCACGGGCATAAAGATCCCAGCAAAGAGAACGTAGCCAGGCAGCTCCTTCACAAACACCGAAAATAGGTAACTCATgctcattttcctctgcagcaaCCTTGCTGAGCAAGATCCTTCAGATGTCCAAGTGTGGACCTTATTTATCCTGCTTGCTTCCTTTTGTCCCTGCATCCACGTTCTGCCCTTTGCTCAGGCTATTATCTCTTTTTGGactttggtttgtttgtgtAGGCCTGTGATTCCCAGTAGAACTGGAGTTCACTTGCAAAGTTACTCAACCACAAAGTTTAAAAGTGCGTATTGAAGTAATGCAGGGCTTTGAAACCTTTGGATATGTTGGGCTGGGCAGGGCTCAATATGTAAGGCTGCTGCCTTTTGAGCAATATGGGTTCTGTTATCTGCTAATGTTGTACATGCCTCTGAATAATAAGCACCCTCTTTCTAgatatattattaattttacaaTAGGTCTCAAATGCTCACTCAGGGTGAAGACCTTTCTACACTTACCACACAGGCATACATGTGGTCTCTGCTCTGAAGAGTTTTCAGACCAGACTGTTGAGGCAAGCAGCAAGTGACCGAGTGGATGCTGTAccaacagcattttttccaaaaagcagctgcagaactgTGAAACTCAGGAAGGTTTCTTTTTTAGCAAAGTTGAAAATATGTGATTTGGGGGGGCCAGTCATGCCAAAGaatttaagaacattttaagcATTCAAGTAACTGGGTTTGAGCCATTCAGTGTGTTCAGTTTTTCCCATCTGGGTACCAGCCTATGGCAGAACTGTGTCTAGGATGCATTGATTGGTTTAAAAAGATGATTAGTCATTTTATAGCCCTTTCCTACACCTTCAGGTTTCTAAAAACATCTGGTCAGTAGACCTGACAGCTTGGAAGTGCTATTGCACACAGGTTGAATTGACTTCACTTGAGGGCTACGCAGAACCTCGCTATTTGACCTGCCTGTGTGCTTGAATTCCAGTAGAGATATGCTTCAGGTTGTTGGAGATCAGGTTAGTCTACCTGAATATTCAGTCTTTGGCTTATCAAATCTGATGCCTAATGAAGGCATTGGGTTACTTTAAGCATTGTGGGTTTGTGGCTTCAGCAGCTTGTTATGACATGGACAAAAAATCTGGCTCATTTCACATGCATTTGATAGACGGTaaggattttatttgtttaatacCTACCAAATCTGAAACTGGACGATGAGCTCAAGGTGAAAACAACCATTTTGAGAGTAGTTCTCTCCAGGCATCCAGAAAGGATGTACAAGATTTGCTTGACTAATTGGGTAGGTGGGCAGGCTGAAGCCAATGGGCAACAGAGTAGATTTGcagattttcagtgaaaagaggTATTTCTGtgttcactttgttttcttcacctACTGTATTCAAAAGGCAAACAACCTCAcctaataattattttaagttttgtaatttttttgtaacataTTTGAGATCCTCGCTTTGTGACAAGAAGTGATGGAGGATATCATGTTTGCAGGCAAATCCCTGTTTTTGTTAATCACCTGCTGTTGTGATTGATAAAAGAACAAAGGGAGTGTGCCTTATTTCTTGCTTatgtttgtttggctttggcTTCTAACCATTACATCTTATTCTGCCTTTTCCCACTAGATGTTTGACCTCATTTGTAAAGTGCTTTATGATCTACTGATGAAAATCATGGATTAAAAGCCAGGTGGTAAggatattaatattattatagGCCCATCTGTTGCCAGATAATTCCTTCCTTGGATACCTGTCAGCTGTGATCAATAGAttccttaaacttttttttttgcacatgaaAAGTTAATTCAGCCTTTTTTTAGGCTGTGAATGTTAGTGTTCAGGTCTGCAAAACAGTTGCAATATTTTGATGAACCCTCTTCTggatcattttaaaaattccttcctAACTggtgttcttaaaaaaaaaaaaataaataaaaataccttgaGCAATTGGAGAGCTTAGTCTGCGAGAGTAAAATCTGTGAGAGAGTTCCAAGTGCTGTGACATTACGAAATGAGCCAGGGGAGTATTTCTCTTTGATACATGTGCATGGCTCGCAGTGACGTTAATGGGAACTAAATGCCTGCATACAAGGGAAAAACAGTCACTTGgattttttaattggttttccTCATGCGCCTGAAATATTAGTTCTTTCTGTCAAATGTCAGGGGAGAAGATGAAGTATGTAGCTGCCTTGCTTGTCACACCTGACTGTCGTGGGGCCAGATAGCTGACGGACGCAGAGCAGATACCTTGGAAGTGGTTAGTTTCTGCCcaggaagaataagaaaattcTCAACCCTCTGCATTTGTACAACCGCCTTGTGAAATGGCAGGTGTCAGCTCTGATCACAGCAGTTGTGCGAGGAACAAAACTTGGCTGTTCAGTGCGGCAGGTGTATAAAGCAAGTTTCCGTACTGAAGCAGGACAAATGCAaggttaaatatatttttaccaTGAAGGCAGTTCATTTTCCACCTGAGCTGTCTGGGATGGCGGTGGGTGTGCATAAAGCCGAGGGGATCTCCGCCGCCGCAGAGGCAGCGGCATTGGCAGAGAGGGGCTCCTGCGCCCCGGCGAGCCTCGGTCGGCAGTGGCAACGCCTTGCGTGTCTCTGCTGTGTGGTCACGGGAAATGTGGGACAGGCGTGGATTAGTAACGCAGGAACATACGCTTTCCTGCATGATCTGCGAAGCTTGGGTGTATTTGGGAAAATAGATAGATTCACGAGCTTTGCGAAAATGTCGGCGATGTCTCACCAGTTGGAAAGAAGCAACTGATTGCTCGTCACCCCCTCGGCGCTGCCAGCCCTGCGGTACAGGGCGGACCTGCCGAAAGCTCACTTTCTGGCTCACAGGAAATTCGGccatttcaaaattttccttttggcttGAATCAGAAACTTAATTTCCTGTGAAATGGAATTTAAGGAACATTAATTTTAGAGCCACTAAAACTCTTATTTCAGCTGTGTCATTTTGATTATTTACATAAAACATGAACACAAATGAATTCATTCAAATAACTGTAAATAAACTCTATTTCCAAAATCTGACAACTAACATTAGAAATGGTGAACATCACGCCTACCTTGTTGGAAGGAATTGCTTTAACTTCTcagctttgtgtgtgtgtgcgtgtgtgttaAGCAACACATTCTTGTTGAATATTTTGATTCAATCAcagtttccaaaggaaaactTTCTCTTAAAATTTCTAGATGGCTTTACTAGGGAatgtaaaaaggcaaaaaaataccTATTGGAGCTGAGGGGAAGGAGTAAGATCTGCCTCTGAAGACTCAACCAcagtaaacaaaaaacccactagtTATTGCAGGCATTTGAGAGCCTTTTGGGCAGGAACTAAGATGCGCACATTCCATAAAGGCAAATCGCCAACATGCACGGCAGCCAAACTGGCAGAGCTGAGGTTGCTCTTTCTCaggtaaaacactgaaaaggttGCTGCAAGACTAAAACTCTTTTGCAAAAATCACTATCACTGTAATTATGGTGGAGAGAGGAGGTGGCGGTTTGGTCCAGGCTCAATAAGGACAGAGCCTTCGAGCACAGACCAGCGGTTGGGCGCAGACTCCTGTTTCTCCCTGAGCCGGGGTCAAAACTGGCCCCACAGGGCTGGATATTCTCACAGGTGTCCCCTGGACCAGGAGGGGTGTTGGTAAGCTGGGTCCAGTGCTCAGGAGACacattttga
Proteins encoded in this window:
- the SMLR1 gene encoding small leucine-rich protein 1: MQGQKEASRINKVHTWTSEGSCSARLLQRKMSMSYLFSVFVKELPGYVLFAGIFMPVTLLLLLLIAYFRIKILEVNEELAMAQDPGKVLLNYHGQWQKPRRSGQKMNKCKN